The Malus domestica chromosome 10, GDT2T_hap1 nucleotide sequence CCTTATCGTTCATTTAAGGATAGGAGTTAATATTTAGGACGCATACACAAAGCGTTGATTCTGTCAGAGAGTACTCTTGAATTCAAAACACCCATTAAAAGATAGGGCAATCGTCACTACCAGCTTTGCCCTTGCTACGATTTTGCGAGAACTATTGACTTGATGAAGGGGGGTAAAGTGAAGCAAAAGATCGACATTATAAGGCAAACAATGGAGCTAAACTAATCAAGcctttcattattttatttttacaagaGAAACATTAAATTCCGTACATTGGAACATGGTAGAATTTTCGGAGGCGTAGCTTTCTTTAGCATAACAACACACTGATATCCCAATCACCTCTTCACCATACAAACAAGAGACAGATCTGAATGTGAGACAAGGTCAGCTGccaaatgatttttttacaattttgtaTATAGACAGAGAGTGGACACATTTATCAAATGATGATAAACTGAAACATTTTGTGGCATTAAACAATTACGGTGGGTTTTTTCAGGTCCACCATTGTTGAAAATCAAATACACAAAATAATAGAGTTACAGTAAAATTAAATAGAAAATGAATCAAAAGCCTCATCATGTCCTCCCTGTCAAATCCACCACTGCCTCCTCCACCAGCTCCTCCAGCAACTTCCCCTCTATTTCCTTCCCAAAATTATCAATTTCCAACCTCATGTTTTCCGACCACCCTTTCCCGACAACCTCCTTCTTCAACACCCTCTCCACCACCACGTCGTTGATGTCCCTGCCGTCCTCCAAAACACACCTCACCTCATCTGAAAACCACTCCGGCATTCGGGCCCACACGTGGTCTGCCAACAGGGGAGAATCACCCTCTAAGAACCTGTCATGGGCCCCGCTGCATGGCGTGGTCCTTGTGCAGCTGTCTGAACCATAACCGGTGATGTCCACCAAGGCTGCATTTACGCAGTCGAATACAAGCTTCCGACTTGATCGGAATCGCCTTCTTTTGGCCTCATGCAAAGGCTCTTTGTCACTTAGGTTGGCCAACTTCTCTCTCAGAGACGGGTCCAAAGGACTTTCAAGCGAATGCCATCTAGCGAAAAATGAGTCGCACTTCACCTCGCCATCTAGGCCAGCGGTGGATAGAAGGGTCTGGACAATGGCATGCCAGTCTTGTTCTTCCCCCTCAGTTGAAACTGAAGGGGATTTTAATAGATATGGTGAGGCAGTCTCTGCACAGGACTCATCCCATGATAGCGTCCGGGAGATTGATCCTATAGGTGGTGATTTGTCAATCAAATTAGACTTGGGGTGACTTCctgttttaacacacaaaatcgtaaaattagacAACATTAAGGAGGATatgaaagaaaactaataaatcaaggATTGAGAGAGATACCTAGGAGGTTTTGCTTCAAAATTACAGAGGATTCCCGAGTTGTATTGTCATCCTCTTCCAACGGTGCTTCTAGAACTGATATTGGACTTGCCTGATCCGGATTTTCGCCAACACAGCCGGGCACCACAGGCTTTGCCACACACAACCCTGTCTGTAAAATTGAAGCGAAAACAAATCAATTGAACCATTCATGGAATGACAATACGACACTGAATAACTCaggttttacaaaaaaaatcagTACCATAATGCATGCATTTTACTCCATACAGCAAATTATATTGCTTAGAGGTTGCtgcagtttttttgttttggaggGGGATTTGCAACAAATAAAGAGGCCAAGTACTAATAGCAGACGAAAATGAAAGATTGAACTACCTCGAGTGGCACTGTGCCTTGGTTTTGTCCCATGCTTGTTACATGCTGAGATTCTTTTCCTAAATATCCAAATAAAGCAGGAGACAAACACCCTTCAAAGCCACCATCATTAGCACATTGAGATGCATCGTCACTAATTATACCAGGAGGAACCAGAGAATTTGGTGGTTCAGCAAGGGCGGACTGAGATTCACTAGATTTCCCTCTGTTTGATTTCTTATTTCTGGAGAAAAATAAACTTGAGACTTTCCCTTTCAGCGATGATTTCATGCTCTTTGCCTTCGTTAGCTCTTTGGGAACATCTGTCTTTCCAGCACCAGGATCTGAAACTTGAACATTGACCCCGGCACCATATACTGTAGAAGATACAGGGAGAGATTGTGACCTAAAAAGACTTCTGGGAGAATCAAcagcaccttcttcttcaataGAATCAACAGGTAAGCATGAAACTGATTCCCTTGGTTCTTGTTCCTTCTGAATAATCTCATCCTCAGATCTTGCGGGCTTCTTTATCTCTGAAAGAGCAAGCATCTCACCCAATGTACTAGAGCTTCTCTGGGCATGTCTTTGGTCCTGAGGATTCGCATTTAATGCCATAATTGCCCATCTTTCAGAAAGTCGCTTCTTTGCCTCTCTGCAAACCGATGACTCTGGCGAACATGACATGCGGCTGAAGGAGGACGAAGAAAAAGGGCTGCCAAACCTATTGATGTAATCCCATGAATGCCTAGAAGATGGTGACATGACTTCAGAATCACTGTGATTTCCTGCTGCATATTCATGTTCTGATTTGTAAAATGAACTTTCATCACCAGTATAGCCATTGGAAAATACAGAGGAAATCAAAGCTTCGTCCCTCCGATGACCCATCAAATTATCACGCATCTTCTGTGTGATCTCCTTTGCAACTTCTCTTGATTCTCGTTCCTCATCATCTTCATGTTCCTCATAGAAGTTTTCACCATGTAATATTCTTGGTGATGAGGTGGGTGAAGAAATCACTGCCTTAATGTCATTAGCCTTCCCTGGGCTAGGCCTTAATACCACTATCCGAGTTGGTGGAGCCGGATATCCATCAACTTCCTGATCAACAACAGTAGGACAGTATCCATGGTGGCTTTTGTCCCATGCAGCTGCTTGACCGGCCTGAGCTGATTTCTTTGTCTGTTCATCACTCTTGTGCCCTATGCCTGATAATTTTTCGCTAGAAACCATCTTTGAAGGTCTGAGAACAGTGATCCGCTTCGTCTCAGTAGACTGAGGAGGGATAGATTGTAATTCATGTAGATGCTGAGAAAACAAGGAATTAGGTTCCTGCAGAAACGTGAGGAACAAATCTCTATTGGAGCTTAATACGTCAAGTGCATCTTGGAACTCCTTGGACTGGCGAAGCCTCTCATCCGTGGCCAAGCGTTTGGCTTCCATGAACTTCTGACGAACTAGAGCCATCTTCTTCTCATTAACCTTTTCATTATTCCTTCCCTTCTGAGGTGATTTATTTCTTCCATAACCTGCCTTCTGAGGTTGCTGCCAGACTTCGTAAACATCTTTGTAATCATTCTGTTCTGAGCACTGATGAAATTCGCGTAGCATTCCCTTGTCCAAAAACCCATCTTGTTGTTGCCAACATTCCAATGGCATGCTGGAATGATTATTTGTACATTGCGAATAGCTGTTTGTATGACTTCTTTGTGAAGCTGAATCTGACTTCTCTAATGGGAGAGCATCAAGCCCCATCAACTTGGCAACCAAGTTGGGTGGATTCTTCTTAGACTCCACTTCTTTTGACATTTCTCGGTCTAAAAGGATCTTTATGGGTGTTCCACTTGCTTTATTGTTTGATGAACTTCTTCTTAACTCAGACACAATCTGAATACCCCATAAAAATGTAACACAAATCAGGAAACTGCGGTATAAATGATTCAATGAGAAACAATAGACAACTTCGAATTGCATGTTTCTCCCATGGCACTGGGTTAAAATTTCATTAGTCAAGAGAAAAATCCTGCAAAACTTACCGGTTTATCATCTACGTGATCTCCAAAAGAGGGAGGACCCAACATTGTTGCCACATCCGATTGACTCCTTGAGAGTGAAGAGCCTACCAAAACTGATGGATCAGTATTACAATTGACAGATACACGACTACAAATAGCACAAGAAAAGCAATTGCCAGACGTTCCAAAAAGATAGCAAACAGCAAAAATTAGAACAGGAATTTGACAGTTGAATTATGAAAGCAATTTGTAAAGCATTAGAATCTGTCACTCATTACTGATTAATAAAAGACTGTATCAGAGGAAATTACCATCACGGTGCGGTTTATCAGTGAGCAGCTTGTTTCCAGAAACCCCATTACCCAAATCAAAGAGGTTCACCATTCTTCCCAAGCATCCGGGAAAAGCCTTGTCCGCGTCGTGAGCTTTGCCGATCTGCATCTCGTTCATTTCAACCCCTGTGTGATCACATAACTCGGTAGATTAATCCCAATATACAATCACCTTCAATTTTCATTTGTTGAAATGGAATATAAAAAAATGCAGTCAAAGAATTCCaaatcaaataaacaaaacCGTTGAAAAACATGACATCTTCAAGGAAATTTACTCGTGGAACATTTATTCCAAAAACAAACCCAATTCGTAGCCACACAATTCAACACGATTAGAAATTATggaaaaaatttaataaataatatttttccaTTTCAGTCAAACTCAGCACAAACAACGAACCTGAAAGCTACAAGCTTGAAGCTTGAACCCCAATTAAGAGAGAGTACATTGGATTGAAATATCACATCAATTTTTCAAGCgtaaaaagccaaaaaaaaaaaaaaaaaaagtttggatTTTTCTAAGATGAAAATAAAAGCAAGCTAATTAGAAGGAAATCATTGAGCTCAAATTGAACAAAAAGCGAGAATATTAAGCTCAGGAAAGCTGCTATTTCTTCAGCTTTAGCTAATCAGAAAAGCAAATCCAGCTACACGGAAGGAATTAGATTCCCCTTATCAGCAACacacagaagagagagagagagagagagagagaccaaaAAGGTAACACTCAAAAGGACGACACAGCCATAAATCTGACACAGTTACAAGCAGCATtcagagggggggggggggggattggGACCTGTGAGCGTCGAGGAGATGGGAATCTGCCATTCCAGCGATAATGCGGACAGAGGAGCTGCCGGAATCTGAGGTGGCGATTGGATCAGCGGCGGTCGCTCTGAGCCCCAGCGGGCGTGGTTGGCTTCGGTTTTCTCCTGTGCGCTtccgctttctctctctctatctagtttctctctcctccccacCGACTTGGTTCAGCTGCGTCTGTGGTGTCGGACTTGAAAATGGTATTGTTTAATTGAGAttgatttgagagagagagagagagagagagggatcaAAAACGGAAAAGAGGTGAGTTGGGGGTAATCAGACAATATTCGTATTTTTTATAGGAAAGTTTCGGTGTTTCTATTTATGTCCTTGTAGTGTTGGGTATTTACAGTTATGGCCTATTTCGTTGGGGATTCTGATAAGATATGTGCCCTAGCTTACTTGGTTTGCTATCACCATCTTTAGTATGTGAAAGTGAAATTTTAtccgttttcttttctttttataactcATTTCAATTCACCCTATTTTCTCTGAAGACAGCAGAGCGATTTTATCTGCACTTCAAAACATGTCTACGACGCATACTTGCATGAGCTGTAAGATAAAGCTTGTGAACCATATGAATGCTCCAAATTCCACTCGAGCATCTAAATTTGGATCATTTTGGCAATTCTTCATTCATTTTGAATTAAGTAAAAAGATATTGTTTATTCAATAAGTTTGGTAGATTACTTATCCCTAAATTTTGACCCGATATTGAATACACTTTCATCATTTTATAATGAAAAATGCTAGAGATGTTGAAGAATAGGATCTCACGTCGGTcatataataaattaatatataagaGTTTTTACTCATAATATCACCAaaatcttttgtgataaaactcaacATCTAACAATTAGTGGTTAAGTTATAACAGTATTAGTAATGTTAGTAGTAGTGGACCATGGTAGACGCTTATCAAGGGAGCACAAAGTACAATCCTAATGACCAACCAAACGTCCATGCACCTATATGATACAGAAATTGTGCGTACACATAAGCCAAAACAAATGAGGTGGACAAATTCTAATGCATGAAATGCCATGCACTTTTCGGTTgattaattaagtaattaagtaattaattaattatataatataacaaCTTTTTCAACTTTAGCTAGCTAATAAGATAAGaagatttttctttaattaatattttgctgtTTTATTAGAATGGCTAAGACAGAAAAGATGCACTCCccatttgatatattattaAGCAAGTTACCAATTAAATAAACGTTTAGGAAGGCACCTTGGAATATAACTAAACAATAAAAGTACAATTGTCTCGATGCAGCATTAACATAATCAAGACTTAAACACCAAATAATTAGTTCTTGTTTTTGTTCTCTTACCAACTGAACCATTtacaatatatattaaataggTTGTTTGTAGATTGTTTCAAAAGAAAATGTGTGATAATTTGATGTTGGTGCTATTTACACATCTCTATTTACCTTTCACACATCTCtgttaatttatgttatttgatcatttttaagttatttgatCCAACGACCGAAAATTGAGATGGGTCATATGTATAATCAAATGTATCCCCAGTAGGTCAAGTCTTTCGTTCAACAACAAAgatcaaagttaaaataacaaaaaatcaaCTACACTAAAATGTCTTGAGGCTGAAAAACCTCATCAATATCAACTAACAAATACCTCCAAGAAGACAAAATCTTAAGTAAGAATCCATGATCCTGTCATCCGACAAAAGTATGAGATTCTCTGTATCTTAATCTCATTGGACTTCATACTAGTTTCACCCAGCACAAGAGAGTTGTCCTAGTAAGCCTTGTGTTATTTCACTTTGTCCCCATATGCTTTTTACGTTATTTTACCTTGTGATAGATGAACTTTTGGTGGTGAATGTGAAAGTGAAatgcttttggttttggaaagCAGATGGGTGAAGAAATGTAGCAAGGGAAAAGCATGGGGtaaaccaaattattatggGCAAAGATGAATCTCAAGGGTAAAATCTTTGACATTGACAATATTGCTCAACATGGCTACAAAGAAGGACCTACCCCAACCACTATGAACTTACAAGACACATGATCTTCCTTGCTCACACGTAAAGAGGACTACTCCATTTGGTGGGGGGTTTGAATTTCCCTACTTAATTAAAACTCCATCCTTTCaatcaattataattttttttgtcgaaagatATGATTTTATTGGAATAAAAAGTTTAAATAAGAATAGCCACATTTGCATATTCTGCCAAGATATTGAAAAAAAACTCTGGACCTAACTCAATTATATTGATGGTTATGCAATTTTAGGTTTCAATACAATTGGGTCCATAACACAATAATTCAACACCAATATGGTCTTTATAAAGTGATACTACGTACAACAACTCATAAAAGATTTTATGTACCTTCTTTTAAGTCTCATAAAAGATTTTATGTACCATCTTTTAAGTCTATGTATTTATGTGAAAAAAGTCTTTGATAAATAATGAGAGAATTCTACTAAATTCACAATAAATTGCAACCAGGAGGTTCAAGCTTGAATGCAACGAGCAGGGTACAATGATGTAACCAACTTGATTATATCCAAATCTGCTTCATAATTTTCTCTTGGATAGTACTGATCTccttataattttattattttacctTGTTCTCTCTCACAGTCACAACATCATGCTTAATGTATTGAGTAGTATGTGTAACTAGAATCAGTTACAAAACTTTTAATCAAAAACATAAatgtcattaaaaatataataaaccaCAGTTCAATGCTCCCACTTAGTTTTGTTGAAATactatttttatgaaaaaaattgcAACCAGATCTAAATACATATATTTCCGTAATTTATTACTACTATTATTTTctttacctttttaatttttcaaaatccttttctttttctaattatGTAAATAAAACATTTAATTTTATTGACACACTTATAATGAAATAATTAATAGTCGTTTaccaatatttattttttgtcacaTATGCATATAATCGTTCGCATGCTTAGTGGAGTAGTCAGTAACTTAAACCCGGCAGAAAATCTGTGACGGGACGCAAATCTTTAATCTTTTATCAACGGTGAAGCATGCAGCGTGCACATGCATATGGCAAATGACAATGACTACCTTTTCTGTTTCCATATGTTTAGTCACCGATTCAGATTATGGGCAGATTTAGGAGCTTAATTGTTTGTTTATGTCAGTCATTACGAAAAGGACTTAACCAACTAACCACTCCATTCGGACTTAAGAGGGAATGTGTCACCTTCATGCATCTGTCAATTTTGGCACTGTTTTAGTACACGTTTAGCCATAATTAAGTGCCTAAACTTTATACACCAAGGTGGAAATTTTGAATATAACCATTATGTTAAAACTTGTACTAATCCATTTGACAACGTGACCAACATACAAATGATTGATCACGGGAGAAATATTGCATACAAGATTGTTCTAGTTAGGAGATGTGATTGTAATTACCCGATAGTGAATTGGATAATTACAATCACTAGTAATCACGTGCTCATGACATCACTACTCTTCATGTGTAGgaatttcattttcttctaaCACATCGTGGTTACTTAGAATCAAAGTTTTATAAGACACTAGGTGCTAATAGGGCGACATACCTAGCGTCTAGGCGGGCTAGgtgaatttaagtaaatttagtataaataaatgtctatttatactaaaaaaaacacataactgTATCGGGatacataaattgtaaaataaaatgacatatagattataaagtattagaacacaTTGAAAACATAGGGAACAAGTAtttaatgagtgttcatccaagtattcaacaagtcttttacattttattgacaaaataaaattcaaaatgaaagCTATCGGTTTTTCAGTCTAAGTAAAAGTCGAGACCTAAGCAGGTGCCTAAGCGGGTCTAGGcacactttcttaattttcatgcgCTTAGGCACTAATCATAGCGGTGACCAATTGTCTAGCACCTAGGTAGGGCCTAGGCGGCGTCAGAAgcagatttttagaacaatgcttagaatatatttctttttttttttctaatactAGAGGTTATTTAGAATATTGTTTGACTCATTACAGTTAAAAATGAATGTCTTCGTTATTGCAAATCATAAATTAATACATACTGAGAGGATTTATTAATCACAAACACAAAAGTATTCgggtgaaagaaaaaaaatcattgatTGTTACAATTGAAGGCCAATTATTTTCGCTACCTACGCTTATCTCCACCTACTTTATACAACTTGGACGGTTGGACCCAAGAGTCCAAAACTCTCTGCTTTCAAGAATTTATTTGTTAAGGAGACGATGGTAAAACCACGACCAGCTACATCCAGCGTTTGGCAAATTGCAATTCCAACTTCGACGAAGAATGTGAGCAAAATTAATGATGGGGTAACGACTGATGACATCAGCAGACAAAGTGGGGACAGATGTCGTGGCAAGTGGGAGGGACTGCATGGTTTTGTTTGGAATAAAATTCTCTCCGCTTCGATTTCACTTGCTTCCGGTCCCTTTCTATTTAAATCTCacaagtcacgtcaatattttatgttAACTTCTTTATAAGAAGGGAAAGACAAGAAGGAAAgtaagagagaatggaaaggaaggagaaagacaaagagaaaagtgagaaaaaaTGGAAGGGGAGGAGATGTGGAGGAGAAATAATCCTACTCTTTTTTGTTGTCTAAAGACCACGGAagatttttttattgtgatAGGAGCCAAGCTCAGTATACCAAATATTATAAAACAAGTAAttgaatatttgaaaaaaaaaatattactaatTCATTTGTATCATGACACTTGTGTACCAAGCCTTGTTTTGGCACACTGAAAATTTATCAAAGGACCACAGAGCTAGAGCTCGTttggaaatgcttttaaaatgactgacaatgattttgatgaaaatatttatgaaactaatcCTTAGTAAAACTCCAAGTAGATCCTAAAAAAGCACTTTAAATACTTCATGCAAAAAACACATGTTTCTTTCAAATAGCATTTATACTCTGGAGTGAAGAAAGGAGGACTGAGGACCGGAgagtaaaaaaatttgtttaatcATTTGCAATGACTAAATCACATAATTAATGAtgaattttaagattaaaatgaaccatttttcaatttaaagtatcatcatatgataaCACATCATTTTCAATCCTTTCTCTTTCGTTCAAATATGCTAATGACTTAATTGCATGCTAAAATCTATGGGACCAGATGACCCTCTGCAACGGCTACGTTTATTTAATTTGTGATGATTTTGCATTTGAATTATGTCTTAGTCTACTTAATTACAAAAGGTCATGAAAAAAATAGTGCATTCATTTTCAACTACTTTGAAGCATCATTGGAACCAAATCTACTTATTAGCATCCACTCCACATTAATTCCACTTTGATAATATAGTGATGCAAAGTAAGAATACGGAATAAATAACTCTTGagaaaatttgtgtgttagacATTCACACCGTCAAATAGCGTTACTAATCTACATGTGGTAATACGTGAGTGGACGTGTAAGCGATGGATAAAGCATAAGAagtaaagagaagagagagacgaAGAGATATTAGAAGGAGAAGTCAGAGCATCTATTCTTCTCAATATTCACAACAATGTATGTTAACGTATTACATATTGACCTTAAGTGGAGAGACACGATTAACAATATTCAGAACAAGTCGTTAAATCATACGATTTTTTCTTAATGCCATCAAAGTAAGATGATATTACAATATCAGATtcatattaatttacctaccacATCTCTAATGGTGGTAGGACTCACACAAGAGTTCCACATGAGAGTTGAGACTCCCACGTGAACCTTACATGTCTGAGAGATGTGTTTACCTACTCATGCATTGAAGAACAATATCAACTTGCCTCTGCCTAAAGTCTTGCAAATCTAACATTTTCTCAAGTGGAAACAATGTGAAGTTGCTAAGTCCCTCTGCTCAAGTAACTTGCCCATCACTTAATCTCTAATGATTCTCTACACAGTATACGACACGAAAAATACATTTAATCTACGGTGCTGGATCATTTCGTAAGATTCGGAAAAGGCAGAAGTGTGACTCATGGAATCAATAACATGTACCTGTTTATAATGCTGCAATCTTGCAGCGATAAAAGAAATCCGTGCCCCAAAACATGAACTAGCATAACCGCTGCTGTCATACATTGTAATGTAGCCATTGACGAAAACTTACTTTACTATCAAGAATATTGACATCGCTATCAGCAAAGTTTGTCTCTCTTTCGTTACTTTCATCCCAGCTTGGCTTATCAAGCAGCAATGGCCATGTCTTCTCTCTGTCCAATGGAATTTGGAGGCAAAAGGCTGAGCTGTCTTCATGGACATTAACATTATCTTCAACGAAATGAGTAAGACTTCTTGTATGACTTGAGTCATCTAAGCATCTTTCGTACTTATCATCATGGTAAGTAAGAAGGCGGGAAGATAAGTTTTCCTGTTCAGGAAATTGTAGAGCTAGACAAGTTGATGAATCATGCTCTCTCGAGGAACCACTTAACGGAAGGTAGTTCCATCCTAAATCAGAATCAAGTCCAGAGGAAAGGAAAGATTCGGTATTAGGAAGATAGTACCCCTCATTGATAATTTTGCTCGAAAACCAATGGTCGTTTTGGAGAGATAATGTGGTGCTTCCAACTTCATATGCAGTGTCATTAATGCAGTCTTCAGCTAGATTAATAAAGTTCGGTATACATGATGACAAGGTTAACGGAATTTGCTGGAAACCTGATTGTAAATCGCCTTTGTCTTCAAGACAACGCCTTACAACTTCATTGTTGTAATAACTGGCAAAGGATGCGGATTGGTGTTCAGTTCTATATGTTGATAAGTTAGATAAGCTTCTATCTTCTTCTGTACTGTCAAAATCCCAACCCAGCATAGGAACACATAGCTCTCTGTCGACCAAATATTCATTTGGCTGACAGAATACATCCGTCTCTTTGGCATGGCCAGACGTCACCAACCCATATTCTTCGAATGGAAGAAGAGAATGTGAATGACTCTCAGTGCATGAAATTGCAGTACCTTCTAATAATTCATGGTCAGGTTCCCATACTCTGTACTGAAGATGGTTCTTGTAAGCATAACTAGTTGGAGAATCGGAACATAAAATCCTCTCTCTTGATCTCTTTGACCAGCAAGATGATTCAGAATCATGCAAACAAGGGCTAAATTCAAGTTCCATAAACTTTCTAGCAGGTGTCGAATGAAGTTTCATGAAGTGAATATCTGACTCATAAGATGGAAGTGTCATAGACTTGTCATTGGTGCCCGGTTGCCTAAGCTTTGGATCCTTAAATTCCTGCAAGAGCAAGTATTTTTCTTACCAATTGGAAACCATGAACAGGTGTAAATCCAATAATCCATACAAAAAGCAAATAGATGATACATTGGTCTCATTGCACTTGGGGATCAGCCGACTGAGGAgcacagaaacaaaatcgtacCTGAGATAATATTATACATCCTTAATAGGGGACGTAAAGATAATGTAAAAACTTATTGATCATAGATTCATGATATGTCTAACCCCTTTGAGCAGTGTTCATCAATTTCAGGAAATGAGGTCTCTGCCACCCACTGGTGTAGTTTCTGTCTCTTCCGATCAAAAACGTCTGCACGCCTGTTTTGAGTTTCTGTCTCTCCAAAACAAGTTAAGTTTCCGGCATGATTCAAAATAACTTAATAGTGTGAAACCAAGATACTGAAACATTCTCAGGTTTAACTAATCAGAACTGCAGCTACAAAAATTAAAAGTCAAAGTAATACATAATACGATGGTattggtcaaagagacaacTGGCTAGAAGGAAATTTTGGACTAGAAAGCTTGTATTAATTTATCAGATTCATATTTCCTTTTCCTCTCTATCTCCTTggtcaccaaatcagcataacaaagaaaaaatgTAGAGATTTCACATACGAATTACCTTTACTTCTCAAGGAATTTTCATATTCCTCCACCATATTGTTCTGTCTCCTATGTGCGTTCTCCAAGGTTGCACAAGTTCTCTTGATATTTAGTTCTGCACATAAACGGAAGTTACACTAGTAACTTCGAGGTTGAAGTACGCGGTTTCAGGCTTAACTTCACAAAATATGCATATCAGACATTTCCCTTTATAGTTGATGCAGTACAAATAGGCATACAGGACACAGGTTTCTGCATTAAATTTTTACCTACGCCTCTTTACATTGAAAATATGAGCTTTTGATGCACTACCAAGTACCAAGTC carries:
- the LOC103445438 gene encoding uncharacterized protein isoform X3; translation: MGFLETSCSLINRTVMIVSELRRSSSNNKASGTPIKILLDREMSKEVESKKNPPNLVAKLMGLDALPLEKSDSASQRSHTNSYSQCTNNHSSMPLECWQQQDGFLDKGMLREFHQCSEQNDYKDVYEVWQQPQKAGYGRNKSPQKGRNNEKVNEKKMALVRQKFMEAKRLATDERLRQSKEFQDALDVLSSNRDLFLTFLQEPNSLFSQHLHELQSIPPQSTETKRITVLRPSKMVSSEKLSGIGHKSDEQTKKSAQAGQAAAWDKSHHGYCPTVVDQEVDGYPAPPTRIVVLRPSPGKANDIKAVISSPTSSPRILHGENFYEEHEDDEERESREVAKEITQKMRDNLMGHRRDEALISSVFSNGYTGDESSFYKSEHEYAAGNHSDSEVMSPSSRHSWDYINRFGSPFSSSSFSRMSCSPESSVCREAKKRLSERWAIMALNANPQDQRHAQRSSSTLGEMLALSEIKKPARSEDEIIQKEQEPRESVSCLPVDSIEEEGAVDSPRSLFRSQSLPVSSTVYGAGVNVQVSDPGAGKTDVPKELTKAKSMKSSLKGKVSSLFFSRNKKSNRGKSSESQSALAEPPNSLVPPGIISDDASQCANDGGFEGCLSPALFGYLGKESQHVTSMGQNQGTVPLETGLCVAKPVVPGCVGENPDQASPISVLEAPLEEDDNTTRESSVILKQNLLGSHPKSNLIDKSPPIGSISRTLSWDESCAETASPYLLKSPSVSTEGEEQDWHAIVQTLLSTAGLDGEVKCDSFFARWHSLESPLDPSLREKLANLSDKEPLHEAKRRRFRSSRKLVFDCVNAALVDITGYGSDSCTRTTPCSGAHDRFLEGDSPLLADHVWARMPEWFSDEVRCVLEDGRDINDVVVERVLKKEVVGKGWSENMRLEIDNFGKEIEGKLLEELVEEAVVDLTGRT